The Burkholderiales bacterium JOSHI_001 genomic sequence CACCATGGCCTCCACCGGCGGGCGCTACACGGTCGTGACCAAGGGCCCGCTGACCGGCGCCATCGCCTGCAGCAATTCCGGCGGCTACTGGGGCGCCGAGCTCAAGATGGCCGGCTGGGACATGGTCATCTTCGAAGGCAAGTCGGCCAAGCCGGTGTACCTGCTGATCAACGACGACGTGGCCGAATTGCGTGATGCGTCCCACCTGTGGGGCACCACCGTCTGGCACACCGAAGAAACGCTGAAGAAGCGGCATCAAGATCCGCTGCTGCGCGTGTCCAGCATCGGTCGCGCCGGTGAAAACGGGGTGCTGTACTCGGCCGTGGTGAACGACCTGCACCGCGCCGCCGGCCGCAGCGGCGTGGGCGCGGTGATGGGCAGCAAGAACCTGAAGGCGATCGCGGTGCGTGGCACCCTGGGCGTGGGCAACGTGGCCGACCCCAAGGAGTTCATGAAGGTCACCTTCGAGAAGAAGAAGATCCTGGCCGACAACGGCGTCACCGGCCAGGGCCTGCCCACCTACGGCACCCAGGTGCTGATGAACGTCATCAACGAAATCGGTGCACTGCCCACCCGCAACTTCCGCGACGTGCAGTTCGAGGGCGCCAAGGACATCTCGGCCGAAGCCATGGCCACGCCGCGCAAGACCGACGGCAAGAAGCACCTGGTCACCAACCAGGCCTGTTTCGGCTGCACCATCGCCTGCGGGCGCATCAGCAAGCTGGACCAGGGCCACTTCACGGTGGAGAACAAGCCGCAGTACTGGGGCGCCTCGGGCGGCCTGGAATACGAAGCGGCCTGGTCGCTGGGCGCGTCCAACGGCGTGAACGACCTGGAAGCCCTGCAGTACGCCAACATGGTGTGCAACGAGGACGGCCTGGACCCCATCACCTTCGGCGCCACGGTGTCCGCGGTGATGGAAATGTACGAATTGGGCGTGCTCACCAAGGAGCAGATCGGCATCGAAGCGCCCTTCGGCTCGGCCCGGGCGCTGGCCTTCCTGGCCGAGGTCACGGCCAAGGGCGAAGGCTTCGGCAAGGAAATGGGCCTGGGCTCGCGCCGCCTGTGCGAAAAGTACGGCCACCCCGAACTGAGCATGACGGTCAAGAGCCAGGAGTTCCCGGCCTATGACGGCCGCGGCATCCAGGGCATGGGCCTGACCTATGCCACCAGCAACCGCGGCGCCTGCCACCTGCGCAGCTACACCGTGGCGTCTGAAGTGCTGGGCATCCCGGTCAAGACCGACCCGCTGGTCAGCGAAGGCAAGCCCGAACTGGTGATGGCCTTCCAGGACGCCACCGCGGCTTTCGACGCGGCCGGCATCTGCATCTTCACCAGCTTCGCCTGGGGCCTGGCCGACGTGGCGCCGCAGGTGGCCGCGGCCTGTGGCCCGGAGTTCACGCTGGAGAACATGGCCAAGATCGGCGAGCGCATCTGGAACATGGAGCGCGACTTCAACAACCGCGCTGGCTTCACCGCCAAGGACGACACCCTGCCCAAGCGCCTGCTCACCGAACCCGCCAAGACCGGCCCCGCCAAGGGCCTGGTGAGCAAGCTGCCCGAGATGCTGCCCAAGTACTATGAAATCCGCGGCTGGGACAGCAACGGACAGCTGAAACCCGAGACGCGCGCACGGCTGGATCTGTGACCATCGGCGCCTGACGCCGCGCAAGACGAAGGCGGTTGCTCACCCAACCGCCTTCTCCATTTTCAGGAGGGAAGAACCCATGCAGCACGTCATCCTTGGCGCCGGCCCGGCCGGCGTCATCGCGGCCGAGACCATCCGCAAGCACGCGCCTTTCGACCGCATCATCGTGGTGGGCGACGAACCCGAGCCGCCCTATTCGCGCATGGCCATTCCCTACCTGCTGATCGGCAAGGTGG encodes the following:
- a CDS encoding aldehyde:ferredoxin oxidoreductase (PFAM: Aldehyde ferredoxin oxidoreductase, N-terminal domain; Aldehyde ferredoxin oxidoreductase, domains 2 & 3), whose amino-acid sequence is MSWAGKILRVNLTAGTVKSEPLKMDWARAYLGSRGLATKYLVEEIDAKIDPLSVDNKIIWATGPLTGTMASTGGRYTVVTKGPLTGAIACSNSGGYWGAELKMAGWDMVIFEGKSAKPVYLLINDDVAELRDASHLWGTTVWHTEETLKKRHQDPLLRVSSIGRAGENGVLYSAVVNDLHRAAGRSGVGAVMGSKNLKAIAVRGTLGVGNVADPKEFMKVTFEKKKILADNGVTGQGLPTYGTQVLMNVINEIGALPTRNFRDVQFEGAKDISAEAMATPRKTDGKKHLVTNQACFGCTIACGRISKLDQGHFTVENKPQYWGASGGLEYEAAWSLGASNGVNDLEALQYANMVCNEDGLDPITFGATVSAVMEMYELGVLTKEQIGIEAPFGSARALAFLAEVTAKGEGFGKEMGLGSRRLCEKYGHPELSMTVKSQEFPAYDGRGIQGMGLTYATSNRGACHLRSYTVASEVLGIPVKTDPLVSEGKPELVMAFQDATAAFDAAGICIFTSFAWGLADVAPQVAAACGPEFTLENMAKIGERIWNMERDFNNRAGFTAKDDTLPKRLLTEPAKTGPAKGLVSKLPEMLPKYYEIRGWDSNGQLKPETRARLDL